A stretch of Mastacembelus armatus chromosome 1, fMasArm1.2, whole genome shotgun sequence DNA encodes these proteins:
- the LOC113128413 gene encoding neuronal pentraxin-1 yields the protein MDGFSWKLFLLSCLVVKESSAQDFGQTQFICTSVPKDMDLCTATMQNSGPAEDLKTTVMQLRETVLQQKETIMNQKETIRELTSKLSRCESQSFPAAAGPGGRRPGSKNTMGDVSRGTADTLAQLGQTLQTLKQRLENLEQYSRGNNTVQANSLKDLLQNKIDDMEKQVLSRVNTLEETKPGSRNDSEQRNRVETTLTSLHHRLTDLEKDSRPADKFQLTFPLRTNYMYAKAKRSLPEMYSFSVCLWIKSNASPGVGTPFSYAVPGQANELVLIEWGNNPMEILINDKVAKLPFLINDGKWHHLCITWTTRDGMWEAFQDGVMRGSGENLAPYHPIKPEGVLVLGQEQDTLGGGFDATQAFVGELANLNIWNRKLSIAEIYNLATCNSKAPAGNVFSWTESNIEIFGGATKWTFEPCRSLN from the exons ATGGACGGATTCTCGTGGAAACTTTTTCTACTTTCTTGCCTGGTTGTTAAGGAGAGCTCCGCGCAAGACTTCGGACAGACGCAGTTTATTTGCACGTCGGTGCCCAAGGATATGGACTTGTGTACGGCTACGATGCAGAACAGCGGTCCGGCGGAGGACCTGAAGACCACGGTCATGCAGCTGAGGGAGACCGTGCTGCAGCAAAAGGAGACCATTATGAATCAAAAGGAGACAATCAGGGAACTAACGTCCAAGTTGAGCCGCTGCgagagccagagcttcccggCGGCGGCGGGACCCGGTGGGAGGCGGCCGGGGTCGAAGAACACGATGGGGGATGTGTCCCGGGGCACCGCAGACACTCTGGCCCAGTTGGGACAGACTTTACAAACGCTCAAACAGAGACTGGAGAATCTGGAG CAATACAGCCGAGGGAACAACACCGTGCAAGCCAACAGCCTGAAAGATCTGCTCCAAAACAAGATAGATGACATGGAGAAGCAGGTCCTGTCCCGGGTCAACACTTTAGAGGAGACCAAACCTGGCTCCAGGAACGACAGTGAGCAGCGGAACAGAGTGGAGACCACGCTCACCTCTCTGCACCACCGGCTCACAGACCTGGAGAAAG ACTCCAGGCCAGCAGATAAGTTCCAGCTCACATTCCCCCTGAGAACTAACTACATGTACGCTAAAGCCAAGAGGAGCCTCCCTGAGATGTACTCCTTCAGCGTGTGTCTGTGGATCAAGTCCAACGCCTCTCCTGGGGTGGGGACGCCCTTCTCCTACGCTGTCCCGGGTCAGGCCAACGAGCTGGTCCTGATCGAGTGGGGCAACAACCCGATGGAGATCCTCATTAATGACAAG GTTGCCAAGCTGCCGTTCCTCATCAATGACGGCAAATGGCATCACCTCTGCATCACGTGGACCACCCGTGACGGGATGTGGGAGGCCTTCCAGGACGGAGTGATGCGGGGCAGCGGGGAAAATCTGGCACCATACCACCCCATCAAACCAGAGGGAGTGCTGGTCCTGGGACAAGAGCAG GACACCCTGGGTGGAGGCTTTGATGCGACACAAGCTTTCGTAGGCGAGTTAGCAAACTTGAATATCTGGAATAGGAAGCTTTCCATCGCCGAGATCTACAACTTGGCGACCTGCAACAGCAAAGCACCAGCTGGCAACGTCTTCTCCTGGACGGAGAGCAACATCGAAATATTTGGAGGCGCAACCAAATGGACCTTCGAGCCGTGCCGTTCGCTCAACTGA